In Lysobacter firmicutimachus, one genomic interval encodes:
- a CDS encoding phospholipase D-like domain-containing protein codes for MDFARLDQALRDSIADAQLDNEEKFELRELGAGLAADRVRYLRNRAFAMSRELMLAEPARTLDALRWLEQVVKTLDVVAAAPATVSSAYFAPGDACLRKLRELCRGAKRSLDICVYTISDDRLAEEIVVCHRRGIAVRVLSDNDKKFDEGSDVLRLRELGVPVRIDDSPFHMHHKFAVFDGRVLANGSFNWTRSATASNEENLVVTDDANLLRCFVGQFEALWRKFAPEAAPA; via the coding sequence ATGGACTTCGCCCGACTCGACCAGGCCTTGCGCGACAGCATCGCCGACGCCCAGCTCGACAACGAGGAAAAGTTCGAACTGCGCGAACTCGGCGCCGGCCTGGCCGCCGACCGGGTGCGCTACCTGCGCAACCGCGCCTTCGCCATGTCGCGCGAGTTGATGCTGGCCGAACCGGCGCGCACGCTCGACGCGTTGCGCTGGCTGGAACAGGTGGTCAAGACCCTGGACGTGGTCGCGGCCGCGCCCGCGACCGTGTCCAGCGCCTACTTCGCGCCCGGCGACGCGTGCCTGCGCAAACTGCGCGAGCTGTGCCGCGGCGCGAAGCGCAGCCTCGACATCTGCGTCTACACCATTTCCGACGACCGCCTGGCCGAGGAGATCGTCGTCTGCCACCGGCGCGGCATCGCCGTGCGCGTGCTCAGCGACAACGACAAGAAGTTCGACGAAGGCAGCGATGTGTTGCGCCTGCGCGAGCTCGGCGTGCCGGTGCGGATCGACGACAGCCCGTTCCACATGCACCACAAGTTCGCCGTGTTCGACGGCCGGGTGCTGGCCAACGGCAGCTTCAACTGGACCCGCAGCGCCACCGCCAGCAACGAGGAGAACTTGGTGGTCACCGACGACGCCAACCTGCTGCGCTGCTTCGTCGGCCAGTTCGAAGCCCTGTGGCGCAAGTTCGCGCCGGAGGCGGCACCGGCCTGA
- a CDS encoding DNA repair ATPase, translating to MADTQAVAAAAKGEGGAAVDQAVAQGGAYEVLSKRLAEQGQRLRGIAQDLNRRRLEEFGSSQMEAIGRFRIRTEHNCVARDIVQVGDCLLFGYNVFMGLKKETAVADVFCLYKLVQGPEGYDVTPVELKGSFLGVDSFANDFRELYAYYKHTRLIQLIVRDGKLLAAFQIGERITDLRVFRWSVSPDGEVRYIDNRGERDIALPAPYDFEWVRAGRDRTVNGRHPHLNILDSVFVETVNGDLTIKVENNTEDGQGIYREPVADKTQSLDDAQVDYAQVGSLILLKILPYREEHWRYLVFNTLSRKVVRLDEIGLACVQLPEDHGIIFPGGYYLQSGEHKRFEQSMQGMRYKRSIRSPNGEDVLYLFYEPEQGRTAMFTYNMIERRLQTPIFGHGYARLEDGRMVIFATESDEPTRVHPMQVWQTPYASDEYAARQPAGNTFMGKIGNAELVRGVSELVSLSREIEAGEVSAQRYGLLAQNTRRLFDAHHWLAEPDCGELAPLLREIAATAESVLDEYEKVESIRGQSERALGEAQRKHKALLDSLQPENWNRAQEFVDALNGLAAQRGHLLTIRDYRYIDVAAIDAMEQALVAAHARIGAATGAFLADDKALAPLGERLQALEAQAQQAVSVAQLAEPLTQMQAMSADLDMLSALMATLKVDDATQRTRIVETISGIYAKLNQAKARAEQRRKQLGSAESVAQFGAQFSLFGQSVASALALAQDPEKADEQLSRLLVQLEELESQFGEHEGFLGDILAKREELLETFEAHKQALLDDRQRKAQAVMDAATRILEGLGRRTARFADADELNAFFAGDALILKLRELAERLRALKDSVKADDVEARLKGARDQAVRALRDRSELFEAGGDVIKLGPRHRFSVNTQELDLTLMPRGDALHLHLTGTDFFEPIADAELDAARAYWGVSLDSESPQLYRGEYLAGLAIEAAQAQREGLSLDLLRQQLAQPEALARSLRDFAAPRYREGYEKGIHDHDAALILQALLPLRDSAGRLAYAPAERAWAMLFWSQAGESDAARQWPQRARTAADVERLFGAGEALQTLRAEIATALQAYAEQQTLALEPTLHGGAAEYLSLELAAERPQFAISKYGQRLAKALREKLTAARMWDGFAAALQSLEQRLGARWSLALHWVEALARTPELAPLAPYATEAAALLLLDERFPRLPTELDLGATVQGLLGEHPRIAGGRMTVAIDDWSARLREHRERFVPGFQRYHALRQQVVARERAALRLEEFKPRPLSSFVRNKLINDVYLGVIGDNLAKQMGTVGESKRSDLMGLLMMISPPGYGKTTLMEYVAHRLGLIFMKINGPALGHEVRSLDPAQAPDATSRQELEKLNLALEMGNNVMLYVDDIQHTHPEFLQKFISLCDGTRRIEGVWKGHTRTYDMRGKKFCVVMAGNPYTESGEVFKIPDMLANRADIYNLGDVLGGMEQAFLLSYIENSLTSNPVLAPLATREMADLYRFVAKAEGGAFSANELSHAYSGAEINEIVATLERLIVVRDVVYKVNQQYIASAAQAERYRVEPPFKLQGSYRNMNKLAEKISPVMNPAELQQLIGDHYLGEAQLLTSGAEENLLKLGELRGLLDPAQSARWAQIKRDFLRNKAMGAADDDVGGRVVAQLADLVESVRGLDAAAQTAATPVAGPEPAPWPQLLAALERLSAAQGEARVAAAPEQAVPVPAAQPLAELLHGLGPSLQQALHPLVERLQDSGDRQARINEALVELFKQLGERELQDAPTRAAMTEQQRELQRALNEFADRLNGRVPR from the coding sequence ATGGCGGACACTCAAGCGGTCGCGGCGGCGGCCAAGGGCGAGGGCGGCGCGGCGGTCGACCAGGCGGTGGCCCAGGGCGGCGCTTACGAAGTGCTAAGCAAGCGCCTGGCCGAACAGGGCCAGCGTCTGCGCGGTATCGCCCAGGACTTGAACCGGCGGCGCCTGGAGGAATTCGGCAGCAGCCAGATGGAGGCCATCGGCCGCTTCCGCATCCGCACCGAACACAACTGCGTCGCCCGCGACATCGTCCAAGTCGGCGACTGCCTGCTGTTCGGCTACAACGTGTTCATGGGGCTCAAGAAGGAGACCGCGGTCGCCGACGTGTTCTGCCTGTACAAGCTGGTGCAGGGGCCGGAGGGCTACGATGTCACGCCGGTCGAGCTCAAGGGCAGCTTCCTCGGCGTCGACAGCTTCGCCAATGACTTCCGCGAGCTCTACGCCTATTACAAGCACACCCGGCTGATCCAGCTGATCGTGCGCGACGGCAAGCTGCTGGCCGCGTTCCAGATCGGCGAGCGCATCACCGACCTGCGCGTGTTCCGTTGGTCGGTCTCGCCCGACGGCGAGGTGCGCTACATCGACAACCGCGGCGAACGCGACATCGCCCTGCCCGCGCCGTACGACTTCGAGTGGGTCCGCGCCGGCCGCGACAGAACGGTCAACGGCCGCCACCCGCATCTGAACATCCTCGACAGCGTATTCGTCGAGACCGTCAACGGCGACTTGACCATCAAGGTCGAGAACAACACCGAGGACGGCCAGGGCATCTACCGCGAACCGGTCGCCGACAAGACCCAGTCGCTGGACGACGCCCAGGTCGACTACGCCCAGGTCGGCAGCCTGATCCTGCTCAAGATCCTGCCGTACCGCGAGGAGCATTGGCGCTACCTGGTGTTCAACACCCTCAGCCGCAAGGTGGTGCGCCTGGACGAGATCGGCCTGGCCTGCGTCCAGTTGCCGGAAGACCACGGCATCATTTTCCCCGGCGGCTACTATCTGCAAAGCGGCGAGCACAAACGCTTCGAACAGTCGATGCAGGGCATGCGCTACAAGCGCAGCATCCGCTCGCCCAACGGCGAGGACGTGCTGTACCTGTTCTACGAACCCGAGCAGGGCCGCACGGCCATGTTCACCTACAACATGATCGAGCGTCGCCTGCAGACGCCGATCTTCGGCCACGGTTATGCGCGCCTGGAAGACGGGCGCATGGTGATCTTCGCCACCGAAAGCGACGAGCCGACCCGGGTCCATCCGATGCAGGTCTGGCAAACGCCCTACGCCAGCGACGAATACGCGGCGCGGCAGCCGGCCGGCAATACCTTCATGGGCAAGATCGGCAATGCCGAGCTGGTGCGCGGCGTGTCCGAACTGGTCAGCCTCAGCCGCGAGATCGAGGCCGGCGAAGTCTCGGCGCAGCGCTACGGTCTGCTAGCCCAGAACACCCGCCGCCTGTTCGACGCCCACCACTGGCTGGCCGAGCCCGATTGCGGCGAACTGGCGCCGCTGTTGCGCGAGATCGCCGCTACCGCCGAGTCGGTACTGGACGAGTACGAGAAGGTGGAGAGCATCCGCGGCCAGTCCGAGCGCGCGCTGGGCGAGGCGCAGCGCAAGCACAAGGCCCTGCTCGACAGCCTGCAGCCGGAGAACTGGAACCGGGCGCAGGAGTTCGTCGACGCGCTCAACGGCCTAGCCGCGCAGCGCGGGCATCTGCTGACCATCCGCGACTACCGCTACATCGACGTGGCCGCGATCGACGCGATGGAGCAGGCGCTGGTCGCCGCGCACGCGCGCATCGGTGCCGCCACGGGCGCCTTCCTCGCCGACGACAAGGCGCTGGCGCCGTTGGGCGAGCGCCTGCAGGCGCTGGAGGCGCAGGCGCAGCAGGCCGTCAGCGTGGCCCAGCTGGCCGAACCGCTGACGCAGATGCAGGCCATGTCGGCCGACCTGGACATGCTGTCGGCGCTGATGGCCACGCTCAAGGTCGACGATGCCACCCAGCGCACCCGCATCGTCGAGACGATCTCCGGAATCTACGCCAAACTCAACCAGGCCAAGGCGCGGGCCGAGCAACGCCGCAAGCAGCTCGGCTCGGCCGAATCGGTGGCTCAGTTCGGCGCGCAGTTCAGCCTGTTCGGGCAGAGCGTCGCCAGCGCGCTGGCCCTGGCCCAGGACCCGGAGAAGGCCGACGAGCAACTCTCGCGCCTGCTGGTGCAGCTGGAGGAACTGGAAAGCCAGTTCGGCGAGCACGAAGGCTTCCTCGGCGACATCCTGGCCAAGCGCGAGGAGTTGCTGGAAACCTTCGAGGCGCACAAGCAGGCTTTGCTCGACGACCGCCAGCGCAAGGCGCAGGCGGTGATGGACGCTGCGACCCGTATTCTCGAAGGCCTGGGACGGCGCACGGCGCGCTTCGCCGACGCCGACGAACTCAACGCTTTTTTCGCCGGCGACGCGCTGATCCTCAAACTGCGCGAACTGGCCGAGCGCCTGCGCGCGCTCAAGGACAGCGTCAAGGCCGACGACGTCGAGGCCCGACTCAAGGGCGCGCGCGACCAGGCGGTGCGCGCGCTGCGCGACCGCAGCGAGCTGTTCGAAGCCGGCGGCGACGTGATCAAGCTCGGTCCGCGCCACCGTTTCAGCGTCAACACCCAGGAGCTGGACCTGACCCTGATGCCGCGCGGCGACGCGTTGCATCTGCACCTGACCGGCACCGACTTCTTCGAGCCGATCGCCGACGCCGAGCTGGACGCGGCGCGCGCCTACTGGGGCGTGTCGCTGGATTCCGAGTCGCCGCAGCTGTACCGCGGCGAGTACCTGGCCGGACTGGCGATCGAGGCGGCCCAGGCGCAGCGCGAGGGCCTCAGCCTGGACCTGCTGCGCCAACAGCTGGCCCAGCCCGAGGCGTTGGCGCGGAGCCTGCGCGACTTCGCCGCTCCGCGCTACCGCGAAGGCTACGAGAAAGGCATCCACGACCACGATGCCGCCTTGATCTTGCAAGCCTTGTTGCCGCTGCGCGACAGCGCCGGCCGCCTGGCCTACGCGCCGGCGGAGCGGGCCTGGGCGATGCTGTTCTGGTCGCAGGCCGGCGAGAGCGACGCCGCGCGGCAATGGCCGCAGCGCGCGCGCACGGCCGCCGACGTCGAGCGCCTGTTCGGCGCCGGCGAGGCCCTGCAGACCTTGCGCGCGGAGATCGCGACGGCACTGCAGGCTTACGCCGAGCAGCAGACGCTGGCCCTGGAGCCGACGCTGCACGGCGGTGCGGCCGAGTACCTGAGCCTGGAGCTGGCGGCGGAGCGGCCGCAGTTCGCGATCAGCAAATACGGCCAGCGGTTGGCCAAGGCGTTGCGCGAGAAGCTGACCGCGGCGCGCATGTGGGACGGCTTCGCCGCCGCGCTGCAGAGCCTGGAACAGCGCCTGGGCGCGCGCTGGTCGCTGGCCCTGCACTGGGTCGAGGCGCTGGCGCGCACGCCGGAACTGGCGCCGCTGGCGCCCTATGCGACGGAGGCGGCGGCCCTGCTGCTGCTCGACGAACGCTTCCCCAGGCTGCCGACCGAACTCGATCTCGGCGCGACCGTGCAAGGCCTGCTCGGCGAGCATCCGCGCATCGCCGGGGGCCGCATGACCGTGGCCATCGACGACTGGTCGGCGCGCCTGCGGGAGCATCGCGAGCGCTTCGTGCCCGGCTTCCAGCGCTACCACGCCCTGCGCCAGCAGGTGGTCGCGCGCGAGCGCGCGGCGCTGCGCCTGGAGGAGTTCAAGCCGCGGCCGCTGAGCTCGTTCGTGCGCAACAAACTGATCAACGACGTCTACCTGGGCGTGATCGGCGACAACCTGGCCAAGCAGATGGGCACGGTCGGCGAGAGCAAGCGCAGCGACCTGATGGGCCTGCTGATGATGATCTCGCCGCCCGGCTACGGAAAAACCACGCTGATGGAGTACGTGGCGCACCGGCTGGGCCTGATCTTCATGAAGATCAACGGCCCCGCGCTGGGCCACGAGGTGCGCTCGCTCGACCCGGCGCAGGCGCCGGACGCGACCTCGCGCCAGGAGCTGGAAAAGCTCAACCTGGCGCTGGAGATGGGCAACAACGTGATGCTGTACGTCGACGACATCCAGCACACCCATCCCGAGTTCCTGCAGAAGTTCATCTCGCTGTGCGACGGCACTCGCCGCATCGAGGGCGTGTGGAAAGGCCACACTCGCACCTACGACATGCGCGGCAAGAAGTTTTGCGTGGTCATGGCCGGCAACCCGTACACCGAGTCCGGCGAGGTGTTCAAGATTCCGGACATGCTGGCCAACCGCGCCGACATCTACAACCTCGGCGACGTGCTCGGCGGCATGGAGCAGGCGTTCCTGCTCAGCTACATCGAGAACAGCCTGACCAGCAACCCGGTGCTGGCGCCGCTGGCCACGCGCGAGATGGCCGACTTGTACCGCTTCGTCGCCAAGGCCGAGGGCGGCGCGTTTTCGGCCAACGAACTCAGCCATGCCTACAGCGGCGCGGAGATCAACGAGATCGTCGCGACCCTGGAACGGCTGATCGTGGTGCGCGACGTGGTCTACAAGGTCAACCAGCAATACATCGCCAGCGCGGCCCAGGCCGAACGCTACCGGGTCGAGCCGCCGTTCAAGCTGCAGGGCAGCTACCGCAACATGAACAAGCTGGCCGAGAAGATCTCGCCGGTGATGAATCCGGCCGAGCTGCAGCAGTTGATCGGCGATCATTACCTGGGCGAAGCGCAGCTGCTGACCTCGGGCGCGGAGGAGAACCTGCTGAAGCTCGGCGAGCTGCGCGGCCTCCTCGACCCGGCGCAGAGCGCGCGCTGGGCGCAGATCAAGCGCGATTTCCTGCGCAACAAGGCGATGGGCGCGGCCGACGACGACGTCGGCGGGCGGGTGGTGGCGCAGCTGGCCGATCTGGTCGAAAGCGTGCGCGGCCTGGATGCGGCCGCGCAGACCGCAGCGACGCCGGTCGCCGGGCCCGAGCCGGCGCCGTGGCCGCAGTTGCTGGCCGCGCTGGAACGCCTGAGCGCGGCGCAGGGCGAGGCGCGCGTCGCCGCAGCGCCGGAGCAAGCTGTCCCGGTACCGGCCGCGCAGCCTCTGGCCGAATTGCTGCACGGGCTCGGCCCCTCGTTGCAGCAGGCCCTGCACCCGCTGGTCGAGCGGCTGCAGGACAGCGGCGATCGCCAGGCGCGGATCAACGAGGCCCTGGTCGAACTGTTCAAGCAGCTCGGCGAACGCGAGCTCCAGGATGCGCCGACCCGCGCGGCGATGACCGAGCAACAGCGCGAACTGCAGCGCGCGCTCAACGAATTCGCCGACCGGCTCAACGGCCGCGTGCCGCGCTGA
- a CDS encoding flotillin family protein encodes MGTAIMVLTLIGVSLLILFVMLLMFKAFYIKVPQGTALIVNDMSSTPKVHFTGALVYPVIYKKEFMQISLITLEVDRRAKDGLICKDNMRADITVAFYLRVNETQQDVLKVAKAIGVDRASDRTAVNELFNAKFSEALKTVGKQIEFVKLFENRQEFRDRIIEVIGNDLNGYVLEDVAIDYLEQTPKASLDPNNILDAEGIRKITELTAAQNVITNELERNEQLAITKKNVETREAMLALERQQADAEARQKREIETIKAREEAETAKVREEERLKAEQARIAVQEQLDIREENRLREVEVAQQNRQRAVVIEVEKVTRAKDLEVVAREREVELNRIDKEKALEEQRKDIANVIRERIAVEKTVAQEEERIKEVRQVSEADRAKQVTVLAAQAAAEEELVRQVKQAEADEVASKHKAAQMTVLAQAELEAAGKSAEAKKKLAEGIEAERAAPGLADARVREVAAAAAEKEGLAQARVIAETLAAEARGEQEKGLAQARVIEVQAEAKQKQGLADAKVLEENLFAQARGEEQLGVAKAKATKDLGLSEAEVLLQKFKAEAEGLGQKFGALDSLSDQARAHEEFRMQLEKSFEQALAGIEANKEIAKEQSEVLAAALSKANIDIVGGEGAFFDSFAKALSVGKAIEGVAGKSPIVQDVLQRLLVKADGKGDGKLAGEAALDS; translated from the coding sequence ATGGGTACTGCAATCATGGTGCTGACGCTGATCGGCGTGTCGCTGCTGATCCTGTTCGTCATGTTGCTGATGTTCAAAGCCTTCTACATCAAGGTGCCGCAGGGCACGGCCTTGATCGTCAACGACATGTCGTCCACGCCGAAGGTGCATTTCACCGGCGCGCTGGTCTATCCGGTGATCTACAAGAAGGAGTTCATGCAGATCTCCCTGATCACCCTGGAAGTCGACCGCCGGGCCAAAGACGGCCTGATCTGCAAGGACAACATGCGCGCCGACATCACCGTCGCGTTCTACCTGCGGGTCAACGAGACCCAGCAGGACGTGCTCAAGGTCGCCAAGGCGATCGGCGTCGACCGCGCCTCCGACCGCACCGCGGTCAACGAACTGTTCAACGCCAAGTTCTCCGAGGCGCTGAAGACCGTCGGCAAGCAGATCGAGTTCGTCAAGCTGTTCGAGAACCGGCAGGAGTTCCGCGACCGCATCATCGAGGTGATCGGCAACGACCTCAACGGCTACGTGCTCGAGGACGTGGCGATCGACTACCTCGAGCAGACCCCGAAGGCCTCGCTGGACCCGAACAACATCCTCGACGCCGAGGGCATCCGCAAGATCACCGAGCTGACCGCGGCGCAGAACGTCATCACCAACGAGCTCGAGCGCAACGAGCAACTGGCGATCACCAAGAAGAACGTCGAAACCCGCGAGGCCATGCTGGCCCTGGAGCGCCAGCAGGCCGACGCCGAAGCGCGGCAGAAGCGCGAGATCGAGACGATCAAGGCGCGCGAGGAAGCCGAGACCGCCAAGGTGCGCGAGGAAGAGCGGCTCAAGGCCGAGCAGGCGCGCATCGCGGTGCAGGAGCAGCTCGACATTCGCGAAGAAAACCGCCTGCGCGAAGTCGAAGTCGCGCAGCAGAACCGCCAGCGCGCGGTGGTGATCGAGGTCGAGAAGGTGACCCGGGCCAAGGACCTGGAAGTGGTGGCCCGCGAGCGCGAGGTCGAGCTGAACCGGATCGACAAAGAAAAGGCGCTGGAAGAGCAGCGTAAGGACATCGCCAACGTGATCCGCGAGCGGATCGCGGTCGAGAAGACCGTGGCCCAGGAAGAGGAGCGGATCAAGGAAGTGCGGCAGGTGTCGGAAGCCGACCGCGCCAAGCAGGTCACCGTGCTCGCCGCGCAGGCCGCGGCCGAGGAAGAGCTGGTGCGCCAGGTCAAGCAGGCCGAGGCCGACGAAGTCGCGTCCAAGCACAAGGCGGCGCAGATGACCGTGCTGGCCCAGGCCGAACTGGAAGCGGCCGGCAAGAGCGCCGAGGCCAAGAAGAAACTGGCCGAAGGCATCGAGGCCGAGCGCGCCGCGCCGGGTCTGGCCGATGCGCGGGTACGCGAAGTGGCCGCGGCGGCGGCCGAGAAGGAGGGCCTGGCGCAGGCGCGCGTCATCGCCGAAACCCTGGCCGCCGAGGCCCGCGGCGAGCAGGAAAAGGGCTTGGCTCAGGCGCGGGTGATCGAAGTCCAGGCCGAGGCCAAGCAGAAACAGGGCCTGGCCGACGCCAAGGTGCTGGAAGAAAACCTGTTCGCGCAGGCGCGCGGCGAGGAACAGCTCGGCGTGGCCAAGGCCAAGGCGACCAAGGACCTGGGCCTGTCGGAAGCCGAGGTGTTGCTGCAGAAGTTCAAGGCCGAGGCCGAGGGCCTGGGGCAGAAGTTCGGCGCGCTGGATTCGCTCAGCGATCAGGCCCGCGCCCACGAAGAGTTCCGCATGCAGTTGGAGAAGAGCTTCGAGCAGGCCCTGGCCGGCATCGAGGCGAACAAGGAAATCGCCAAGGAGCAGTCCGAGGTGCTGGCCGCCGCGCTCAGCAAGGCCAACATCGACATCGTCGGCGGCGAGGGCGCGTTCTTCGATTCCTTCGCCAAGGCGCTGTCGGTCGGCAAGGCGATCGAAGGCGTGGCCGGCAAGAGCCCGATCGTGCAGGACGTGTTGCAGCGGCTGTTGGTCAAGGCCGACGGCAAGGGCGACGGCAAGCTCGCCGGCGAGGCCGCGCTGGACTCCTGA
- a CDS encoding PspA/IM30 family protein has translation MPKSDGSEGIWNKLLTSLRGGAHELGEALADSQALRILDQEIRDCDLELRQSRESLAQLMARHKLAERELSDSADKVGEYEGYALKALQAGDQSLALEVADKVVQLEAHRREQEGHVAQLAAAATELRKAIAMAEGNIRRLKQQLDTVKATESMQRAQAAVAHRYAGPQSRLQTAVDSLARIKRKQAERGARMEAAAELARQDGGDALERKLREAGILRDEAGAEAVLQRLRQKLPG, from the coding sequence ATGCCCAAGTCCGACGGCAGCGAAGGCATCTGGAACAAACTGCTGACCTCGCTGCGCGGCGGCGCGCACGAGCTCGGCGAAGCGCTGGCCGACAGTCAGGCGCTGCGCATCCTCGACCAGGAAATCCGCGATTGCGACCTGGAGCTGCGCCAGTCGCGCGAATCGCTGGCGCAGCTGATGGCGCGGCACAAGCTGGCCGAACGCGAGCTGAGCGATTCGGCCGACAAGGTCGGCGAGTACGAAGGCTATGCGCTCAAGGCGCTGCAGGCCGGCGACCAGTCGCTGGCGCTGGAAGTGGCCGACAAGGTGGTGCAACTGGAAGCGCATCGGCGCGAGCAGGAAGGCCATGTCGCCCAGCTCGCCGCGGCCGCGACCGAGCTGCGCAAGGCCATCGCCATGGCCGAGGGCAATATCCGCCGGCTGAAGCAGCAATTGGACACGGTCAAGGCGACCGAAAGCATGCAGCGCGCCCAGGCCGCGGTCGCGCACCGCTACGCCGGCCCGCAAAGCCGGCTGCAGACCGCAGTCGACTCGCTGGCGCGGATCAAGCGCAAGCAGGCCGAGCGCGGCGCGCGCATGGAGGCCGCGGCCGAACTCGCGCGCCAGGACGGCGGCGACGCATTGGAGCGCAAGCTGCGCGAAGCCGGGATTCTGCGCGACGAGGCCGGCGCCGAAGCGGTGTTGCAACGCTTGCGACAGAAGCTGCCGGGCTGA
- a CDS encoding DUF2170 family protein, with amino-acid sequence MEQRRSSAYYQRRHRERLREKGLVKKELWVLPEFADELLAVEKRMRQPRGAMPARARGEGTMSDGKVWTARGLYEALTQTEEFVYGDSQIELIDGAEASLHLVMAEYGDLPLFVAVVGEQIVVEALLWPVAHVRDPAAFNEEVLRTHKAFFPLSTIGIETLADGEAVYMMFGALSAASSLSNVLYEIETLADNVIKATEAYEPQLLLEAA; translated from the coding sequence ATGGAACAACGCCGATCCTCCGCCTACTACCAGCGCCGCCATCGCGAACGCCTGCGCGAGAAGGGGCTGGTCAAGAAAGAGCTGTGGGTATTGCCGGAGTTCGCCGACGAACTGCTGGCGGTGGAAAAGCGCATGCGGCAACCGCGCGGGGCGATGCCGGCGCGGGCACGAGGAGAGGGCACGATGAGCGATGGCAAGGTCTGGACCGCGCGCGGGCTGTACGAGGCCCTGACGCAGACCGAAGAATTCGTCTACGGCGACTCGCAGATCGAGCTGATCGACGGCGCCGAAGCCAGCCTGCACCTGGTCATGGCCGAATACGGCGACCTGCCGCTGTTCGTGGCCGTGGTCGGCGAGCAGATCGTGGTCGAGGCGCTGCTGTGGCCGGTGGCCCACGTGCGCGATCCGGCCGCGTTCAACGAAGAGGTGCTGCGCACCCACAAGGCCTTCTTCCCGCTGTCGACCATCGGCATCGAGACCCTGGCCGACGGCGAGGCGGTGTACATGATGTTCGGTGCGCTGAGCGCGGCCTCGTCGTTGTCCAACGTCCTGTACGAAATCGAAACCCTGGCCGACAACGTCATCAAGGCCACCGAGGCCTACGAACCGCAGCTGCTGCTGGAGGCGGCCTGA